One Pseudofrancisella aestuarii genomic region harbors:
- the cgtA gene encoding Obg family GTPase CgtA, producing MRFVDEVVVKLQAGKGGNGCVSFRREKYVPRGGPDGGDGGHGGSIYLQADEGVNTLIDYRYKREYQAENGQAGMGRNCYGKAGDDLYLVVPVGTSVFDIETDIKMGEVLKHGEIFKIVSGGKRGIGNVHFKSSTNQAPRKFTLGEEGEYKEVRLELNLLADVALLGLPNAGKSTLIRSVSAATPKVADYPFTTMYPHLGVVKVGVDSFVMADIPGVIEGAAEGAGLGLRFLKHLTRARCVLHVVDISPFDNSDPAENYFAVEKELKKYSEELYNKPRLLVMNKIDLLADEVDSKCQEFLEKIGWQGKQYYKVSAYMKKGTEELAKSLNEFLTKEE from the coding sequence ATGAGATTTGTTGATGAAGTAGTAGTTAAATTACAGGCTGGCAAGGGCGGTAATGGATGCGTTAGCTTCCGTAGAGAAAAATATGTTCCCAGGGGTGGTCCAGATGGTGGCGACGGTGGACATGGAGGTAGCATTTATTTACAAGCAGATGAAGGTGTAAATACTCTTATAGACTATAGATACAAAAGAGAATATCAGGCAGAAAATGGACAGGCTGGTATGGGTAGAAATTGCTATGGAAAAGCAGGTGATGATTTATATCTTGTAGTTCCTGTAGGTACAAGCGTCTTTGATATCGAGACTGATATAAAGATGGGTGAAGTATTAAAGCATGGGGAAATCTTTAAAATAGTCTCTGGCGGGAAAAGGGGTATAGGAAACGTACATTTTAAGAGTAGTACAAACCAAGCGCCAAGAAAGTTTACTTTAGGTGAAGAGGGTGAGTATAAAGAAGTTAGGTTAGAGCTTAATTTATTAGCAGATGTTGCCCTTTTAGGTTTACCAAATGCAGGTAAATCAACCTTAATAAGATCAGTCTCGGCAGCTACTCCTAAAGTAGCAGACTATCCTTTTACAACAATGTATCCTCATTTAGGAGTCGTCAAAGTAGGCGTTGATAGTTTTGTAATGGCAGATATTCCTGGAGTTATAGAAGGTGCTGCAGAGGGTGCTGGGCTAGGTCTAAGATTTTTAAAGCATTTAACAAGAGCTAGATGTGTGTTGCATGTGGTAGATATTTCACCATTTGATAATTCTGACCCAGCAGAAAACTATTTTGCAGTTGAGAAAGAGTTAAAAAAATATAGTGAAGAACTTTACAATAAACCAAGACTTTTGGTTATGAATAAGATTGATCTATTGGCTGATGAAGTTGATTCTAAATGTCAGGAGTTTTTGGAAAAAATAGGTTGGCAAGGAAAACAATATTATAAAGTATCGGCTTATATGAAGAAAGGTACAGAAGAGTTGGCAAAAAGCTTAAATGAATTTTTAACTAAAGAAGAATAG
- a CDS encoding NAD(P)/FAD-dependent oxidoreductase, giving the protein MVIFKKLALLVDSIIKTTVAIIGAGPSGSVAAALLVKKGYQVVILERSVFPRFSIGESLLPQSMEFLEKAGMFDELAQEPSFQYKDGAAFNNDKLSTVVDFTKKFSKGYGTTYQVRRDKFDKILADKCENLGVKIYYQTEVKEVKQKQECVELKVLSLPDSKYFTIKADFILDASGYGRVLPRLLNLEYPSEFPVRKACFCHIQDNILDKKYDRDKILISVHPEHKDIWYWLIPFADGKASIGVVAREEQLQNSDNDNNEILWRLISEMKHLNHLLKNAEVVSEVQSISGYSANVKSLHGERYALLGNAAEFLDPVFSSGVTIAVKSAYLAVEVLDRQFQGEIVDWEEEFSEPLSKGVEVFKTFVRFWYDGGLQDVIFKQKTSAKIKAMISSILAGYAWDESNPFVTNKARRLQTLIELCRE; this is encoded by the coding sequence ATGGTTATATTTAAAAAATTAGCTTTATTAGTGGATAGTATAATTAAAACCACAGTCGCAATAATTGGAGCGGGGCCATCTGGCTCTGTAGCTGCAGCATTATTGGTAAAAAAAGGTTATCAGGTTGTAATTCTAGAAAGAAGTGTTTTTCCAAGATTTTCTATAGGAGAAAGCTTATTGCCTCAATCTATGGAATTCTTGGAAAAAGCGGGGATGTTTGATGAACTAGCCCAGGAACCAAGTTTTCAATATAAAGATGGTGCTGCATTTAATAATGATAAATTATCAACTGTAGTAGATTTCACTAAAAAGTTTAGTAAGGGTTATGGAACGACTTACCAAGTTCGCCGAGATAAGTTTGACAAGATTTTGGCCGATAAGTGTGAGAATCTTGGTGTGAAAATATATTATCAAACAGAAGTTAAAGAAGTAAAACAAAAACAAGAGTGTGTAGAATTAAAAGTCTTAAGCTTACCAGATTCAAAATATTTCACTATTAAAGCAGATTTTATATTAGATGCTAGCGGCTATGGGCGTGTATTACCTCGTCTTTTAAACTTAGAGTATCCTTCAGAATTTCCGGTAAGGAAAGCATGCTTTTGTCATATTCAAGACAATATTTTAGATAAAAAATATGATCGAGATAAGATTTTAATAAGCGTACACCCAGAGCATAAAGATATTTGGTATTGGCTAATACCTTTTGCTGATGGTAAAGCATCTATAGGAGTTGTTGCTAGAGAAGAGCAATTACAAAATTCTGATAATGATAATAATGAAATCTTATGGCGTCTAATTTCCGAGATGAAACATTTGAATCATTTATTAAAAAATGCAGAGGTTGTTAGTGAGGTGCAGAGTATTTCAGGCTATTCTGCTAATGTTAAATCATTGCATGGCGAGCGTTATGCTCTATTAGGCAATGCAGCAGAATTCTTAGATCCGGTGTTTTCATCAGGCGTGACTATCGCTGTTAAATCAGCGTACCTAGCTGTAGAGGTACTTGATAGACAGTTTCAAGGAGAAATTGTTGACTGGGAAGAGGAGTTTAGTGAACCTTTGTCTAAGGGAGTTGAAGTTTTTAAAACATTCGTTAGATTTTGGTATGATGGTGGTTTACAAGATGTTATATTTAAACAAAAAACAAGTGCTAAAATAAAAGCTATGATTAGCTCCATATTAGCAGGCTATGCTTGGGATGAAAGTAATCCCTTTGTTACTAATAAGGCAAGAAGGCTGCAAACCTTAATCGAGCTATGTCGAGAGTAG
- a CDS encoding cytochrome b — MYKYDLTSKLLHWISVILIFTMICLGFTASFTDNYSVIWFHKSFGITLLIIMTFRLIWRFTKMHKPDYEVKIALPKLVFAKFIHFMLYASVFTMLLSGWLSSSFAHYPVPFWGLNVSLPVPLIKSVSHFLWDVHTTTIYVLITCIILHMIGTTYHFINKDKILERML, encoded by the coding sequence ATGTATAAATATGATTTAACTTCAAAACTCCTACACTGGATTAGTGTAATACTTATATTTACAATGATCTGTTTAGGGTTTACTGCATCTTTCACAGATAATTATTCCGTGATATGGTTTCATAAATCTTTTGGGATAACTCTTTTGATAATAATGACTTTTCGTCTTATTTGGCGTTTCACAAAAATGCATAAGCCTGATTATGAAGTTAAGATAGCTCTACCTAAACTTGTTTTTGCTAAATTTATTCACTTTATGCTTTATGCTAGTGTTTTCACAATGCTTTTATCCGGCTGGTTATCTAGTTCTTTTGCACACTATCCTGTACCATTTTGGGGATTAAACGTATCCTTACCAGTTCCGCTAATAAAATCAGTTTCTCATTTCTTATGGGATGTCCATACAACGACCATTTATGTATTAATTACTTGTATAATTTTACATATGATTGGGACGACTTATCATTTTATAAACAAAGATAAAATTTTAGAAAGAATGCTTTAA